The following are encoded in a window of Candidatus Cloacimonadota bacterium genomic DNA:
- a CDS encoding RnfABCDGE type electron transport complex subunit C translates to PQGAEKQLIYAATRRKVPNKGGLPMDVKVVVQNVGTAIAVYEAVRYKKPLIDRVITVSGKIVKKPKNIKARIGTLFSDLLDFCEGTTAEIGKVISGGPMMGFAVSTLETPMIKGSSGLLLFDKKEAQKEDEYTCLRCGRCVDVCPMELVPSLIAHSVRYDDFEMADKYGVMDCIKCGSCAYVCPSHIKLIQWIDIGKIKVTEMRNKG, encoded by the coding sequence CCGCAGGGAGCGGAAAAACAACTGATCTACGCTGCGACTCGCAGGAAAGTTCCTAATAAAGGCGGTCTGCCGATGGATGTAAAGGTTGTCGTGCAGAATGTCGGTACAGCGATCGCTGTTTATGAAGCTGTTCGTTATAAAAAACCTCTGATCGATAGAGTTATCACGGTCAGCGGAAAGATCGTTAAAAAACCGAAGAACATCAAAGCCAGGATAGGCACTTTGTTTTCCGACCTGCTCGATTTTTGTGAGGGAACAACCGCAGAGATCGGGAAAGTCATATCCGGTGGTCCGATGATGGGATTTGCTGTTTCAACTCTGGAAACTCCGATGATAAAGGGCAGTTCGGGTTTGCTTCTGTTCGATAAAAAAGAAGCGCAGAAAGAAGATGAATATACCTGTCTCCGCTGCGGCAGATGTGTCGATGTCTGCCCCATGGAACTTGTTCCCAGTTTGATCGCTCATAGTGTTCGCTACGATGATTTCGAAATGGCAGACAAGTATGGAGTTATGGATTGTATCAAATGCGGAAGTTGTGCTTATGTCTGTCCTTCTCATATTAAACTTATCCAATGGATCGATATCGGGAAGATAAAAGTTACGGAGATGAGGAATAAGGGGTAA